From a region of the Salmo trutta chromosome 10, fSalTru1.1, whole genome shotgun sequence genome:
- the LOC115201503 gene encoding cytochrome c oxidase assembly protein COX20, mitochondrial produces MAGEEESDKKKGFKVLGILDVQNTPCAREALLHGSGGSLAAGLLHFLATSRVKRSFDIGFAGFMLTTLGSWFYCRITNAQLRMQQRLIQDGIKNKVMYEGTSLDTVSKPKEQEPCPSCP; encoded by the exons ATGGCCGGTGAAGAGGAGAGTGACAAAAAGAAG GGTTTCAAGGTGCTGGGTATTCTGGACGTTCAAAACACACCTTGTGCCAGAGAGGCTCTTCTACATGGATCTGGGGGATCCCTGGCTGCTGGCCTTTTGCACTTTTTGGCCACAA GTCGAGTGAAGCGGTCCTTTGACATAGGTTTTGCAGGATTCATGCTTACCACACTGGGATCATG GTTCTACTGTAGAATTACCAATGCCCAGCTCCGTATGCAGCAAAGGTTGATCCAGGATGGCATCAAGAACAAGGTCATGTATGAAGGCACGAGTTTGGACACCGTCAGTAAACCAAAAGAGCAGGAGCCTTGCCCTTCATGTCCTTGA